A single Macrobrachium nipponense isolate FS-2020 chromosome 5, ASM1510439v2, whole genome shotgun sequence DNA region contains:
- the LOC135215136 gene encoding CCN family member 5-like has product MVLIRLVAVIVTWCWIAAGVVGMAGGQRAPCYQCEMYREKHPHSHPYTAVRAHCVYPCNCGPIPSCGPGTPIIQDGCGCCWQCARQAGESCDGVTLCDISRGLTCRYNTTADAAGVCQEVFEARCTVNGTIYEHGETFLLDCRTQCTCQNGTYACVSLCPGESLHPSEECLNPHLVSVQGQCCREWMCDVVPNETEGSPGCNRRSGSWSECSSISCGVGVSVRWSTDNAQCRLVNHTRLCQVRACQKQGQLEGASSTPKVAAIPTRRHHIRASIVMVIPQLQGLFHVSLK; this is encoded by the exons ATGGTCCTCATTCGTCTGGTAGCTGTCATAGTGACATGGTGCTGGATAGCAGCCGGGGTTGTGGGGATGGCTGGGGGTCAACGAGCCCCTTGTTACCAGTGTGAGATGTACAGAGAGAAGCATCCTCATTCCCATCCATATACAGCT GTACGAGCCCACTGTGTTTACCCATGCAACTGCGGACCCATACCCTCGTGTGGACCTGGGACGCCCATAATTCAAGACGGGTGTGGGTGCTGCTGGCAGTGTGCCAGGCAAGCGGGTGAATCCTGTGATGGAGTGACACTGTGCGATATTTCGAGAGGCCTCACCTGCAGGTACAACACCACAGCTGATGCCGCCGGCGTCTGTCAAG AAGTATTTGAGGCGAGATGTACCGTTAACGGTACTATCTACGAACATGGAGAGACATTCTTACTGGATTGTCGGACACAGTGCACATGCCAG aaTGGGACATACGCCTGCGTATCCTTATGTCCGGGAGAGAGCCTGCATCCAAGCGAAGAGTGCCTCAACCCTCATCTTGTGTCTGTTCAAGGGCAATGCTGCAGAGAATGGATGTGTGATGTAGTTCCGA ATGAAACTGAAGGCTCTCCTGGATGCAACAGGCGATCAGGGAGCTGGTCCGAGTGTTCCTCTATATCCTGTGGAGTCGGGGTATCAGTCAGATGGTCAACGGACAACGCCCAGTGCCGTCTGGTTAACCACACTCGATTGTGCCAAGTCAGAGCGTGTCAGAAGCAAGGACAATTGGAAGGAGCGTCGTCCACTCCCAAGGTAGCAGCCATACCTACGAGGAGACACCACATACGGGCAAGTATAGTCATGGTAATTCCTCAACTTCAGGGACTTTTTCATGTAAGTCTAAAATGA